In one Bradyrhizobium sp. 4 genomic region, the following are encoded:
- a CDS encoding hydantoinase/oxoprolinase family protein yields the protein MSADENHWEVGTDIGGTFTDIIAIRHSPAEARIAKVPSRPQAPVQAMLEAIEAVGLRKSEVKRFVHGTTRVTNAIVEGRLPKVALVATEGFADVLEIARYRRRDLYRLDIPPKSPPLVPPERCFGLAERLDHEGQVLKALDEAEIERLVAWLKTTGVQSVAVALLHAYANPVHEKMIGERLKGVVAHVSLSHEVNPEAREYERTSATVFNAAAMPIAVEYLSELEQRLPIGPGLQVFHSAGAMVPISAVKRRPLVMAMSGPAAGVSASVSIARQLGTSRMLTFDMGGTTTDVCLIVDGQAEMTDGRMLGDKPLRQPMLAVHSIGAGGGSIVRHGPGGLTVGPESAGSEPGPACYGRGGTEPTITDANAVLGYLNPETRLGDRIGINIKAASDVIAPIARTLGLSLTETALGIIKVANATMARALRRVTVERGIDGRDCTLLAFGGGGPMHAAGLADLYGIAEVVVPSASSAFSALGCLTADFSFLQQQTLRAALDGIDLARVSERIGVLIDDASAPLIANGVATTEIRVELVALMRYAAQNDAIPVPFARPLDIVRLKKDFLARHHELFGYATGESCVIESVRVQARRRSTTVVSRPAIAVRTVSKGERICSFDGLHDIATSIIDRASLTEIVSGPAIIEDAWSTVVVPPGWQARPDVSGNLFLRRGAA from the coding sequence ATGAGCGCTGACGAAAATCACTGGGAAGTCGGCACCGATATCGGTGGCACTTTCACCGACATCATCGCAATCCGACACTCCCCCGCGGAGGCACGGATCGCGAAAGTGCCATCGCGCCCGCAGGCTCCGGTTCAGGCGATGCTGGAGGCGATCGAGGCGGTGGGCCTGCGCAAGAGCGAGGTCAAGCGCTTCGTCCACGGCACCACGCGCGTGACCAACGCCATCGTCGAAGGACGGCTGCCGAAGGTGGCGCTGGTCGCGACCGAAGGCTTTGCCGACGTGCTGGAGATCGCGCGCTATCGCCGCCGCGATCTCTACCGTCTCGACATCCCGCCGAAATCGCCGCCGCTGGTGCCGCCGGAACGATGTTTTGGGCTTGCCGAGCGCCTCGATCACGAGGGGCAGGTACTGAAGGCGCTGGATGAGGCGGAGATCGAGCGCCTGGTGGCGTGGCTGAAAACAACCGGCGTGCAGAGCGTCGCGGTCGCGCTGCTTCATGCCTACGCCAATCCGGTGCACGAGAAGATGATCGGCGAGCGGCTCAAGGGCGTCGTTGCCCACGTCTCGCTGTCGCACGAGGTCAATCCCGAGGCGCGCGAATACGAGCGGACTTCGGCGACCGTTTTCAACGCGGCCGCCATGCCGATCGCGGTGGAATATCTCAGCGAGCTGGAGCAGCGGCTGCCGATCGGCCCCGGCCTGCAGGTGTTTCATTCGGCCGGCGCCATGGTCCCGATCTCGGCCGTGAAGCGGCGGCCGCTGGTGATGGCGATGTCGGGTCCGGCGGCCGGCGTCTCGGCATCGGTCAGCATCGCGCGTCAGCTCGGCACATCGCGCATGCTGACGTTCGACATGGGCGGCACCACGACCGACGTCTGCCTGATCGTCGACGGCCAGGCCGAGATGACCGACGGCCGCATGCTCGGTGACAAGCCGCTGCGTCAGCCGATGCTTGCGGTTCATTCCATCGGGGCGGGCGGCGGATCGATCGTGCGCCATGGTCCCGGCGGCCTGACCGTCGGACCGGAAAGCGCCGGCTCCGAGCCGGGACCGGCCTGCTACGGCCGCGGCGGTACCGAGCCGACTATCACCGACGCTAACGCCGTGCTCGGCTATCTCAATCCCGAAACCAGGCTCGGCGACCGGATCGGAATCAATATCAAGGCAGCCAGTGATGTCATCGCGCCGATCGCGCGCACTCTGGGGCTGAGCCTGACCGAAACCGCGCTCGGCATCATCAAGGTCGCGAATGCGACAATGGCGCGTGCGCTCCGCCGCGTCACCGTGGAGCGCGGCATCGACGGGCGCGACTGCACGCTGCTCGCCTTTGGCGGTGGTGGCCCGATGCATGCCGCGGGCCTTGCCGATCTCTACGGGATTGCCGAGGTGGTCGTTCCCAGCGCGTCGAGTGCGTTCTCGGCGCTGGGCTGTCTCACTGCCGATTTCAGCTTCCTCCAGCAGCAAACCTTGCGTGCTGCGCTTGACGGCATCGACCTCGCCCGCGTGTCGGAGCGGATCGGGGTGCTGATTGACGATGCCTCGGCGCCGCTCATCGCCAACGGCGTTGCCACGACTGAAATTCGGGTCGAACTGGTGGCCTTGATGCGCTACGCGGCGCAGAACGACGCCATTCCGGTGCCGTTCGCGCGACCGCTCGACATTGTCAGGCTGAAGAAGGACTTTCTGGCCCGGCACCACGAGCTGTTCGGCTATGCGACGGGCGAGAGCTGCGTCATCGAATCCGTGCGGGTGCAGGCACGCCGTCGATCGACGACCGTCGTGAGCCGGCCGGCCATCGCGGTCAGAACGGTCTCCAAAGGCGAGCGCATCTGCTCGTTCGATGGCCTTCACGACATCGCCACAAGCATCATCGACCGTGCCTCGCTGACCGAAATCGTCAGCGGCCCGGCCATCATTGAAGACGCATGGTCGACCGTGGTGGTCCCGCCCGGCTGGCAGGCGAGGCCTGATGTTTCAGGCAATCTGTTCCTGAGGCGGGGGGCCGCATGA
- a CDS encoding N-carbamoyl-D-amino-acid hydrolase, whose product MRIVNVAAAQMGPIQKADSREAVVKRMIALMDEAKSKGADLIVYPELALTTFFPRWYAEDRAEFDNWFEREMPNAATKPLFERAAQHQMAMNFGYAELTPDGHHFNTAVLTDKSGKIVGKYRKIHLPGHVEYDTKRSHQHLEKRYFEPGDLGFNVWRELGGIIGMAICNDRRWPETYRVMGLQGVEMVLIGYNTPSVNAERSDEGVEKRLFHNRLSVQAGAYQNATWVVAVAKAGNEDGHPLFGGSLIVDPNGEIVAEAKTEEDELLVHPCDLDATTFGKTTIFNFAQHRRIEHYGLITSRTGAVPPPET is encoded by the coding sequence ATGCGTATCGTCAATGTCGCCGCCGCCCAGATGGGCCCGATCCAGAAAGCCGACAGCCGCGAGGCCGTGGTCAAGCGCATGATCGCGCTGATGGATGAGGCCAAAAGCAAGGGCGCCGACCTGATCGTCTATCCGGAACTGGCGCTCACGACCTTCTTCCCGCGCTGGTATGCGGAGGATCGGGCTGAGTTCGACAATTGGTTCGAGCGCGAGATGCCGAACGCGGCCACGAAACCGCTGTTCGAGCGCGCGGCGCAGCACCAGATGGCGATGAATTTCGGCTATGCGGAGCTGACGCCGGACGGGCATCATTTCAACACTGCTGTTCTCACCGACAAATCCGGCAAGATCGTCGGCAAATATCGAAAGATCCATCTGCCGGGCCATGTGGAATACGACACCAAGCGCTCGCACCAGCATCTGGAGAAGCGCTATTTCGAGCCGGGTGATCTCGGCTTCAATGTCTGGCGCGAGCTCGGCGGCATCATTGGCATGGCCATCTGCAACGACCGGCGCTGGCCCGAGACCTATCGCGTCATGGGCTTGCAAGGCGTCGAGATGGTGCTGATCGGCTACAACACGCCGTCCGTTAATGCGGAGAGGAGCGATGAGGGCGTCGAGAAACGCCTTTTCCACAATCGCCTCTCGGTGCAGGCCGGCGCCTACCAGAACGCGACCTGGGTCGTCGCAGTGGCCAAGGCCGGTAACGAGGACGGACACCCGCTGTTCGGCGGCAGCCTGATCGTCGATCCCAATGGCGAAATCGTCGCCGAAGCGAAGACGGAGGAGGACGAACTGCTGGTCCACCCTTGCGACCTCGATGCCACCACCTTCGGCAAGACCACGATCTTCAATTTCGCGCAGCACCGCCGCATCGAGCATTACGGCCTGATCACCAGCCGTACCGGCGCGGTGCCGCCGCCGGAGACATGA
- a CDS encoding hydantoinase B/oxoprolinase family protein, whose amino-acid sequence MKLDPFVVEVIRHGLSAAAEEMSLVMTRSARSPLLREAGDLSSAITDARGDLVGQGRDIPIHLGAMAYTVLELLKVVPRDSLNDGDALIYNVGPLGGNHLNDVKVVRPVFVDGEIVAFAVSLAHWPDIGGTWPGSYFAKAIDTFQEAMRIPPVLIATAAGVNTPIVQLLKANVRDPESCEGDLLAQIAATKAGEKRIVELCREHGKAVFTAAQSRLHDLSEIEMREALRDLPDGVYEGEDYLDDGGVDDAPARIHVKITIAGDEATFDLAGSCDRVSNFCNTTPFMARSAVAYAARIMSGRDMNQNAGALRPLTIVTRPGSILEPGWNASVAAGNHETSMRIVDAIFRAMQHTIPERLSAGGATTAGVLFFAEPRQNGSWKMLYEVHGGGEGARHDRAGISATRVHLSNTSNTPVEVIEANYAIQVEQQAIRWRSGGAGAHRGGDGVIRSYRILAPSMHLTTCIERMVMAPFGMQGGEPGKACRISLIRQGANVAIDGKSNLVLQQGDLVTIETCGGGGYGAEAAQ is encoded by the coding sequence ATGAAGCTCGATCCGTTCGTCGTTGAGGTCATCAGGCACGGGCTCTCGGCCGCGGCCGAGGAGATGAGCCTGGTGATGACGCGCTCGGCGCGCTCGCCGCTGCTGCGTGAGGCCGGCGACCTGTCGTCGGCGATCACGGACGCCCGCGGCGACCTGGTCGGGCAGGGGCGCGACATCCCGATCCATCTCGGCGCGATGGCCTACACGGTCCTCGAATTGCTGAAGGTGGTGCCGCGCGACAGCCTGAACGACGGCGACGCACTGATCTACAATGTGGGCCCGCTCGGCGGCAATCATCTCAACGACGTCAAGGTCGTGCGGCCCGTCTTCGTCGACGGCGAGATCGTGGCGTTCGCGGTCAGCCTCGCGCATTGGCCCGATATTGGCGGCACCTGGCCCGGCAGCTATTTTGCGAAAGCCATCGACACCTTCCAGGAGGCGATGCGCATTCCGCCGGTTCTGATCGCCACGGCGGCCGGCGTCAATACGCCGATCGTGCAGCTGCTCAAGGCCAATGTTCGGGATCCCGAATCCTGCGAGGGCGATCTTCTCGCTCAGATCGCCGCAACGAAAGCCGGTGAGAAGCGCATCGTCGAGCTCTGCCGCGAGCACGGCAAGGCGGTCTTCACGGCGGCGCAGTCGCGCCTGCACGATCTCTCCGAAATCGAGATGCGCGAGGCGTTGCGCGATCTGCCTGATGGCGTCTACGAGGGCGAGGATTATCTGGACGACGGCGGCGTCGATGACGCGCCCGCGCGCATTCATGTCAAGATCACCATTGCAGGCGACGAAGCTACCTTCGACCTCGCGGGAAGCTGCGACCGCGTCTCGAATTTCTGCAACACGACGCCGTTCATGGCGCGTTCGGCAGTGGCCTATGCCGCGCGCATCATGAGCGGGCGCGACATGAACCAGAACGCGGGCGCGTTGCGGCCGCTGACCATCGTCACGCGCCCGGGCTCGATCCTGGAGCCGGGCTGGAATGCCTCGGTTGCGGCCGGCAACCACGAGACCTCGATGCGCATCGTCGATGCGATCTTCCGCGCCATGCAGCACACCATTCCCGAACGTCTGTCGGCCGGTGGGGCGACCACGGCGGGCGTCCTGTTCTTCGCCGAGCCGCGACAGAACGGTTCATGGAAGATGCTCTACGAGGTCCACGGCGGTGGCGAGGGCGCGCGGCATGATCGGGCCGGCATCTCGGCGACGCGGGTGCATCTGTCGAACACTTCGAATACGCCGGTCGAGGTAATCGAGGCGAATTACGCGATCCAAGTCGAGCAGCAGGCCATTCGCTGGCGGTCCGGCGGCGCGGGCGCCCATCGCGGCGGAGACGGCGTCATTCGTAGCTATCGCATCCTGGCACCGTCGATGCATCTGACCACCTGCATCGAGCGCATGGTGATGGCGCCGTTCGGCATGCAGGGCGGCGAGCCCGGCAAGGCCTGCCGCATCTCGCTGATCCGGCAGGGCGCGAACGTCGCGATCGACGGCAAGTCGAACCTGGTGCTGCAGCAAGGCGATCTCGTCACGATCGAGACCTGCGGCGGCGGCGGCTACGGCGCCGAGGCCGCGCAATGA
- a CDS encoding aspartate/glutamate racemase family protein, which translates to MSRPRILVINPNSNPAVTRGLEHALKPLGFEGGPELVCQTLAEGPFGIESQADVDGVAMPLRRLVEGDNSSAAFVIACYSDPGLQVCREGTDRPVFGIAECGVLTALARAETFGVIAIAQRSIPRHMRYLRQMGLTERLAGERPLNMSVAETASGEGTLAKMIEVGRALRDEDGARAIVMGCAGMARHRRPLEDALGIAVIDPTQAAVTMALGTVQFSTH; encoded by the coding sequence ATGTCCCGACCGCGCATCCTCGTCATCAATCCAAATTCCAATCCTGCGGTCACGCGAGGGCTGGAGCACGCGCTGAAGCCGCTCGGTTTCGAGGGCGGGCCGGAACTGGTCTGCCAGACGCTGGCCGAGGGACCGTTCGGCATTGAAAGCCAGGCCGATGTCGATGGCGTCGCCATGCCGCTGCGCCGGTTGGTCGAAGGCGACAACAGCTCGGCTGCCTTTGTCATCGCCTGCTACAGCGATCCCGGGCTTCAGGTCTGCCGCGAAGGCACCGACCGGCCCGTGTTCGGCATTGCCGAGTGCGGCGTGCTGACCGCGCTGGCCCGCGCCGAGACCTTTGGCGTCATCGCGATCGCCCAGCGCTCGATCCCGCGGCACATGCGCTATCTCAGGCAGATGGGACTGACCGAACGCCTCGCCGGCGAGCGGCCGCTCAACATGAGCGTCGCGGAAACCGCCTCGGGCGAAGGCACGCTGGCGAAGATGATCGAGGTCGGCCGCGCGCTGCGCGACGAGGACGGAGCTCGCGCCATCGTGATGGGCTGCGCCGGCATGGCGCGCCATCGCCGTCCCCTCGAAGACGCGCTCGGTATTGCCGTGATCGACCCGACACAGGCGGCCGTCACCATGGCGCTGGGTACGGTGCAGTTCTCGACTCACTAG
- a CDS encoding flavin reductase family protein, with protein sequence MTGQSTSGISLRELDPRDRYKLLCGVVVPRPIALVTTLDANGAVNAAPFSFFNVFSESPALIVLGLQHKPDHSPKDTTRNIHRDGEFVVHMVDEALSVAMNDCAVDFPSGDSEVAAAGLATLPSIDVKVPRLAAAPFALECRRHVALTFSPDRELLVGEVLRVHAREGLVDEANMYVDLDAYRPIGRMFGNLYTTQRDTFALVRESHAQWLARQDAKELKDA encoded by the coding sequence ATGACTGGCCAGAGCACATCCGGCATATCCTTGCGCGAGCTCGATCCGCGCGACCGCTACAAGCTGCTCTGCGGCGTGGTGGTGCCACGGCCGATTGCGCTGGTGACGACGCTCGATGCGAACGGGGCGGTCAACGCCGCGCCGTTCAGCTTCTTCAACGTGTTCTCGGAAAGTCCGGCGCTGATCGTGCTCGGGCTTCAGCACAAGCCGGATCACAGCCCGAAGGACACCACCCGCAACATCCATCGCGACGGCGAGTTCGTCGTTCACATGGTGGACGAGGCGCTTTCGGTGGCGATGAACGACTGCGCGGTCGATTTTCCGTCCGGTGACAGCGAGGTCGCTGCGGCAGGCCTGGCGACCCTTCCCTCAATCGACGTGAAGGTGCCGCGCCTCGCCGCGGCACCCTTTGCGCTCGAATGCCGGCGCCATGTCGCGCTGACCTTCTCGCCCGATCGCGAACTGCTGGTCGGCGAGGTCCTCCGGGTTCACGCCCGCGAGGGCCTCGTCGACGAGGCCAATATGTATGTCGACCTCGACGCCTACCGGCCGATCGGTCGCATGTTCGGCAATCTCTACACGACGCAGCGGGATACGTTTGCGCTTGTCCGCGAGAGCCATGCGCAATGGCTCGCGCGGCAGGACGCCAAAGAGCTGAAGGACGCCTAG
- a CDS encoding aminotransferase class III-fold pyridoxal phosphate-dependent enzyme → MSRLLRTGLNAGDSAPMAVVGGEGVYFHLSDGRKLIDGSNTGGGLGHRHPAMVEAIRRAADTPVVNEGWTWVGREQAADDLMATAFRGEEDWVGAVRFCISGSEANDMALSLCQALTQRSALTTRERAYHGITGLSRSMTVQPQWHGGLAVHSGGSKLPAPMAPVRILPAPQGAIYGAPANNVPPSEYLADATRLLSDTAATIIDYTQGGIYYDGAYQDEVARCARQAGSYWIADEVVTGAGRAGRWFAFQGAESRPDIVTLGKSLGGGAAAVAAVVVSKDIVERLKGTSWQNYGTLRGHPISMAAVSAYLKVVNDDKILEHVRGLEKLFTRRLLAIAQKHPSVQRVAGQGLHWTVELHGPDWRSWHADTTEVPIASRVAERALEAGAVIGTSGEQTSLFLAPPLVISEHEAGQLLDALDHGLDVADAEQR, encoded by the coding sequence ATGAGCAGATTGCTGCGAACCGGGCTGAATGCCGGCGACAGCGCGCCCATGGCCGTGGTCGGCGGCGAGGGCGTCTATTTCCATCTGTCAGATGGTCGCAAGCTCATCGACGGCAGCAACACCGGCGGCGGCCTCGGACATCGTCATCCCGCGATGGTGGAGGCGATTCGCCGCGCCGCGGATACGCCCGTCGTGAACGAGGGCTGGACCTGGGTCGGCCGTGAGCAGGCCGCTGACGATTTGATGGCCACCGCGTTCAGAGGCGAAGAGGATTGGGTCGGCGCGGTGCGCTTCTGCATTAGCGGCAGCGAGGCCAATGACATGGCGCTGTCGCTCTGTCAGGCGCTGACGCAGCGGTCCGCGCTGACGACGCGCGAACGCGCCTATCACGGCATTACGGGCCTGTCGCGCAGCATGACGGTGCAACCGCAATGGCATGGCGGCCTTGCGGTGCATTCAGGCGGCTCAAAGCTGCCGGCGCCGATGGCGCCGGTGCGGATATTGCCGGCGCCGCAGGGCGCGATCTACGGCGCGCCGGCCAACAATGTTCCCCCCAGCGAATATCTGGCCGATGCCACGCGCCTGCTTTCGGATACGGCAGCTACGATCATCGACTACACCCAAGGCGGCATCTACTACGATGGCGCCTATCAGGACGAGGTGGCGCGGTGCGCGCGGCAGGCTGGCTCCTACTGGATCGCCGACGAAGTGGTGACCGGTGCGGGCCGCGCCGGGCGCTGGTTCGCGTTCCAGGGTGCCGAAAGCCGCCCTGACATCGTGACACTCGGAAAATCGCTCGGTGGCGGCGCGGCGGCGGTTGCCGCGGTGGTGGTGTCGAAGGACATCGTCGAACGGCTCAAGGGCACGAGCTGGCAGAATTACGGCACGCTGCGCGGGCATCCCATCAGCATGGCTGCCGTCAGCGCCTATCTGAAGGTCGTCAACGATGACAAGATTTTGGAGCACGTGAGGGGCCTCGAAAAGCTGTTCACCCGCCGCCTTCTCGCCATCGCGCAGAAACATCCAAGCGTGCAGCGCGTGGCGGGGCAGGGGCTGCACTGGACCGTGGAGCTGCACGGGCCGGACTGGCGCTCCTGGCATGCCGACACCACCGAGGTGCCGATTGCCTCGCGCGTCGCGGAGCGGGCGCTGGAGGCGGGCGCCGTGATCGGGACCAGCGGCGAGCAGACCTCGCTGTTCCTCGCTCCGCCACTGGTGATCTCCGAGCATGAGGCCGGGCAGCTTCTGGATGCACTCGACCATGGCCTGGATGTTGCCGATGCGGAACAGAGATGA